A genomic window from Prunus persica cultivar Lovell chromosome G2, Prunus_persica_NCBIv2, whole genome shotgun sequence includes:
- the LOC18787934 gene encoding uncharacterized protein LOC18787934 gives MATSAVSAGTIVLEVLNNRNYVDWSVYLRNYLLAQDLWDAVKATDEPPEDEEKEADGPFKAWRKKNAMALHTIQISCGPEAFALIRDSNSAKFAWDALAANFKTQALLPSDLPVESATSSNNPGYDESVCDFRQYQPFFKAVRSGDWNKAKELLTLHPNAARAKIPYSNKTALYIATELEHEHIVEELVQLMLEEDLEIKSSGWTALAVAADRGNIKIVECMVRKSKKILSIATENNNMTPILLACISEHWDVVRYLYSVTPLEDLMPDKDIAQELINRCPKLVLTKDPFGISPMHALAFLPSIFPSGTRLKFWQQWIYNCIHIEPTHAMSDIHVSVENEEGNRMDITWSGTNSHTEFLCRDFISSIIAPIQLSPSLPSIDSWKWLDILHLCLRHSGLHPFPFQMVEEV, from the exons ATGGCAACAAGTGCCGTCTCCGCAGGTACAATTGTCTTGGAAGTCCTTAACAACCGTAACTACGTGGATTGGAGTGTTTATCTTAGAAATTACTTGTTGGCTCAAGACCTTTGGGATGCAGTGAAGGCTACAGATGAACCTcctgaagatgaagaaaaagaagctgaTGGTCCGTTCAAGGcttggaggaagaagaatgCCATGGCTTTACATACAATCCAAATTTCGTGCGGGCCGGAAGCTTTTGCGCTTATTAGGGACAGCAATTCAGCCAAATTTGCTTGGGATGCTTTGGCAGCAAACTTCAAGACACAAGCATTACTTCCAAGTGATTTGCCTGTTGAATCTGCAACCTCATCAAACAACCCAG GATATGACGAGAGTGTGTGTGACTTCCGTCAGTATCAGCCGTTCTTCAAGGCTGTCAGGAGTGGGGATTGGAATAAAGCAAAGGAGCTTCTTACCCTACATCCCAATgcagcaagagcaaaaattcCGTACTCAAACAAGACAGCTCTTTACATAGCAACAGAATTAGAACACGAGCATATTGTGGAAGAGTTGGTGCAATTGATGCTAGAGGAAGACTTGGAAATAAAATCTTCTGGTTGGACAGCTCTTGCTGTTGCTGCAGATAGAGGAAATATCAAAATAGTTGAATGCATGGTTAGAAAGAGCAAGAAAATACTTAGCATTGCCACTGAGAACAACAATATGACTCCAATTCTCTTGGCCTGTATCAGTGAGCATTGGGATGTTGTCCGTTATCTATACTCCGTCACTCCACTCGAAGATCTAATGCCTGATAAAG ATATTGCACAGGAATTAATTAATCGTTGCCCAAAATTGGTCCTTACGAAAGATCCCTTTGGGATATCCCCGATGCATGCATTGGCATTTTTGCCTTCTATATTCCCAAGTGGAACACGGCTCAAATTTTGGCAACAATGGATCTATAATT GTATACACATAGAACCTACTCATGCCATGAGTGACATTCATGTAAGtgttgaaaatgaagaagGCAATCGAATGGATATCACTTGGTCAG GAACCAACTCCCACACAGAGTTCTTGTGTAGAGATTTCATCTCTTCCATCATAGCACCCATCCAACTTTCCCCCTCCTTGCCCTCAATTGATTCTTGGAAGTGGTTGGATATTCTTCACTTATGTTTAAGGCATAGTGGACTGCATCCTTTTCCCTTCCAAATGGTTGAGGAGGTTTAA
- the LOC109947343 gene encoding protein FAR1-RELATED SEQUENCE 5-like, translating into MSGGSESDECATANGRVYIPEVRNEETPAVGMKFDSLDLVYNFYNRYAFLAGFGIRLHSSFWGKNKKEILRKEFVCCKQGAYRKDETRERKRQRGISRCNCKAKIVVVKTNGSKKYTISLFAEGHNHKMTPSERMHLLRSHRHISDSTKVLTKQLGSVNIPIHQKVSIFEVQSGGMDKIGFIKKDIYNLECSVNGKLRNHDVELVTEYFMAEQKKNEAFYFKIEGDGHDRFSRCFWADATSRRAYGFYGDVVVFDTTFNTNRYDLTFAPMLGVNNHGQTIVLACAFLSKETTESFVWMFEEFKKAMPGGEPKTIITDQDAAMAIAISIAFPSTFHRLCIWHITSKFSVKLPRDAYKEYWPEFQKAIWDTDNKDEFDAKWNIVVTKAGLTDHPWLSSMFDLRESWVPAYARQFFAAGMSSSQRAECSHGFFKQYISRRNSLMDFIIRFERALSHQREKELVADHVDAFEVAQSCFLELKTEDACKVVFNVSERKN; encoded by the exons ATGTCTGGGGGCTCAGAGAGTGATGAATGTGCAACAGCTAATGGGAGGGTTTATATTCCTGAAGtaagaaatgaggaaacaCCAGCAGTTGGGATGAAGTTTGACTCGCTTGACCtcgtttacaatttctataatagATATGCATTCTTGGCTGGCTTTGGTATTCGACTTCATTCTAgcttttgggggaaaaataagaaagagattttgaggaaagaatttgtatgttgcAAACAAGGTGCATACAGGAAGGATGAAACtcgggagagaaaaagacaacGGGGAATAAGTAGATGCAATTGCAAAGCAAAGATTGTGGTTGTGAAGACAAATGGGAGCAAGAAGTATACCATTTCTCTTTTTGCAGAGGGACACAATCATAAGATGACACCCTcagaaagaatgcatttattgAGATCACACCgtcatatttcagattctaCAAAAGTACTCACAAAACAGTTGGGTTCAGTTAATATTCCCATTCATCAGAAGGTAAGTATTTTCGAGGTGCAATCCGGAGGAATGGATAAAATCggttttatcaaaaaagataTCTACAATCTTGAATGTAGTGTGAATGGGAAGCTGAGGAACCACGATGTTGAACTAGTGACCGAGTATTTTATggctgaacagaaaaaaaatgaggctttttatttcaagattgaGGGAGATGGGCATGACAGGTTTAGTCGATGTTTTTGGGCAGATGCAACTTCTAGACGGGCGTATGGGTTTTATGGAGATGTTGTTGTATTCGATACCACATTCAACACGAATCGATACGACTTGACATTTGCACCAATGTTGGGAGTTAATAACCATGGTCAGACAATTGTGTTAGCATGCGCATTTTTGAGCAAGGAAACGACTGAGTcgtttgtttggatgtttgagGAGTTTAAGAAAGCCATGCCAGGTGGGGAACCTAAAACGATCATTACAGATCAAGATGCGGCAATGGCCATAGCGATTTCAATAGCCTTCCCGAGTACATTTCATCGACTTTGCATATGGCACATCACATCAAAGTTCTCTGTTAAGTTACCACGTGACGCTTATAAGGAGTATTGGCCTGAATTTCAGAAAGCCATATGGGATACTGACAATAAGGATGAGTTTGATGcaaaatggaatattgtggTTACAAAGGCTGGTTTGACTGACCATCCATGGCTAAGttcaatgtttgatttaaGGGAATCTTGGGTTCCAGCCTACGCACGACAATTTTTTGCCGCTGGAATGTCAAGCAGCCAAAGAGCGGAATGTTctcatggttttttcaagcaataCATATCGAGGAGAAATTCGTTGATGGATTTCATAATACGATTTGAGAGGGCACTTTCTCATCAACGTGAAAAAGAGTTAGTTGCTGATCACGTAGATGCATTTGAAGTGGCTCAAT CATGTTTCCTAGAGCTCAAAACAGAGGATGCTTGTAAAGTTGTGTTCAACGTGAgcgaaaggaaaaattga
- the LOC18787929 gene encoding ankyrin repeat-containing protein ITN1, with translation MEDVHEAIFRAVERGIFEFIDRIFQASPNLVWSYNRMRRNAFQFAIECRQEKVYTLIYKLDKRKRSSIANLVDTSKNGMLHVAGMLSPLAKLDNISGAALQMQRELQWFKEVETITFPRSKEALNAEFLAPRDVFTKNHKELVKEGERWMKETATSCTFVGALIFTIMFASAFTVPGGNNERTGIPIFLNKKIFMVFIVSDAISLFSSTTSVLKFLGILTSRYAEDDFLKSLPTKMIIGLSTLFFSIAAMMVAFSSALFIMIHQQSWIVVPIIFLATVPITLFIWMQFPLLVEMFISTYGSGIFDRKVKQWT, from the exons atggaagatgTACATGAAGCAATTTTCCGAGCTGTTGAACGAGggatttttgagtttattgATCGTATATTCCAAGCAAGTCCAAATCTCGTGTGGAGCTATAATCGAATGAGAAGGAACGCATTTCAATTTGCCATTGAATGTCGTCAAGAAAAAGTTTATACCCTGATTTATAAacttgataaaagaaaaagaagttcgATTGCAAATCTTGTAGATACTTCTAAGAATGGCATGCTACATGTGGCAGGGATGTTATCCCCGTTAGCAAAGTTGGATAATATCTCAGGTGCAGCTTTGCAAATGCAGAGAGAATTGCAATGGTTTAAG GAGGTGGAGACTATTACATTTCCCAGGAGCAAAGAAGCTTTAAATGCAGAGTTTTTGGCACCACGTGATGTCTTTACCAAGAACCACAAGGAATTGGTGAAGGAAGGAGAAAGGTGGATGAAAGAAACTGCAACTTCTTGTACATTTGTAGGTGCTCTCATTTTTACCATCATGTTTGCTTCAGCATTCACAGTTCCTGGTGGAAACAATGAACGGACAGGCATTCCCATATTCTTGAATAAGAAGATATTTATGGTTTTTATAGTTTCAGATGCCATATCGCTCTTTTCTTCCACAACTTCAGTGTTGAAGTTCTTGGGAATTCTTACATCACGTTATGCAGAAGATGATTTCCTCAAATCCTTACCAACAAAGATGATAATAGGGCTTTCCACACTATTCTTCTCTATTGCCGCCATGATGGTTGCCTTTTCTTCTGCCCTGTTCATTATGATCCATCAACAATCATGGATTGTTGTTCCAATCATATTCCTTGCTACTGTTCCAATCACCTTATTTATTTGGATGCAGTTTCCTCTTCTTGTTGAGATGTTCATTTCTACTTATGGAAGTGGAATATTCGATAGGAAAGTGAAACAGTGGACATAA